The proteins below come from a single Malus sylvestris chromosome 3, drMalSylv7.2, whole genome shotgun sequence genomic window:
- the LOC126616057 gene encoding (-)-alpha-pinene synthase-like: protein MPIPICAGVLSTNAKPKIVRPTANFPPSIWGDRFINYDSQDITTHARKKQEIDELKEVVRSEVFKIMASDFSHQLKLIDAIQRLGVAYHFASEIEETLERMHGTFNDHEDVGGDLHIVALGFRLLRQHGYNVSCDIFNKFKDANGKFMECLTADIPGMLSLYEAAHLGVRGEDILDEALVFTTTHLESASTTNVSYQLAEQTTQALERPLQKDLERVCARRYMSIYQDEAAHNEALLKLAKLDFNLVQSLHKKELSEITRWWKELDFEKKLPFARDRIVELYLWIVGVYFEPQYVRARKFLTKMIALVSVMDDIYDAYATFKELEIFTGAIERWDMNCLDELPDYMQIFYHTLLSVINEIEEEMVKEGRSYRVYYTKESLKCVARAYFEEAKWLNEGYTPTMEEYLPVAIVSTGYPMLSTVSLVGMGDIVTKETFEWLFNDAKIVRASTTLFRFIDDMVTTKFEQERGHVASSVDCYMKQYGVSEQETIKVFNKQVVNLWKDINEEFHRSTAVPMPVLMRVLNLTRVVDLLYKGDDGYTRVGKVVKDIIAALFIDPVPIT from the exons aTGCCTATCCCAATTTGTGCAGGAGTCCTTTCGACAAATGCTAAGCCCAAAATTGTTCGTCCGACGGCAAATTTCCCACCAAGCATTTGGGGAGATCGGTTCATCAACTATGATTCCCAAGACATT ACAACTCATGCCCGTAAGAAACAAGAAATCGACGAGCTGAAAGAAGTAGTGAGGAGTGAAGTATTCAAAATTATGGCAAGTGATTTTTCACATCAGCTGAAGTTGATCGATGCAATCCAACGCCTTGGCGTGGCGTACCATTTCGCAAGTGAAATCGAAGAAACACTGGAACGTATGCATGGCACGTTTAATGACCATGAAGATGTTGGTGGTGATCTTCACATTGTTGCTCTTGGTTTTCGGCTACTAAGACAACACGGATATAATGTTTCATGTG ATATATTCAACAAGTTCAAAGATGCAAATGGCAAATTCATGGAATGCTTAACTGCCGACATTCCGGGCATGCTAAGCCTTTATGAAGCAGCACATCTAGGGGTCCGGGGTGAAGATATACTTGATGAGGCTCTTGTTTTCACCACCACTCACCTTGAGTCAGCTTCAACAACCAATGTAAGCTATCAGCTGGCAGAACAAACAACTCAAGCCTTAGAGCGACCTTTGCAAAAGGATCTAGAGAGGGTATGTGCCAGGCGTTACATGTCAATCTACCAAGATGAAGCTGCACATAACGAAGCTCTACTGAAACTTGCAAAGTTAGATTTCAATCTGGTTCAATCTTTACACAAAAAGGAGCTTAGTGAGATTACTAG GTGGTGGAAAGAACTAGACTTTGAAAAGAAGCTGCCTTTTGCAAGAGATAGGATTGTGGAGTTGTACCTTTGGATAGTGGGAGTATATTTTGAACCCCAATACGTTAGAGCAAGAAAGTTTCTTACAAAAATGATTGCCCTGGTATCAGTGATGGATGATATCTACGACGCATATGCTACATTCAAAGAACTCGAGATCTTTACCGGGGCAATTGAGAG GTGGGATATGAATTGCTTGGATGAACTCCCGGACTATATGCAAATATTTTATCATACACTTTTGAGTGTTATCAATGAAATTGAGGAAGAGATGGTCAAGGAAGGAAGATCATACCGAGTTTACTATACAAAGGAATCC TTGAAATGTGTTGCTCGAGCGTACTTTGAAGAGGCTAAATGGTTAAACGAAGGATACACCCCAACTATGGAGGAGTATTTGCCTGTTGCTATTGTGTCTACTGGCTACCCAATGCTTTCAACCGTATCCTTGGTTGGTATGGGAGATATCGTAACCAAGGAGACATTTGAGTGGCTCTTCAATGACGCCAAAATTGTTAGAGCTTCAACAACCCTTTTCAGGTTCATAGATGATATGGTTACGACCAAG TTTGAGCAAGAGAGAGGGCATGTTGCTTCTAGTGTTGATTGCTACATGAAGCAATATGGGGTGTCGGAGCAAGAGACGATCAAGGTTTTTAACAAACAAGTCGTGAATCTGTGGAAGGATATAAACGAGGAGTTCCACAGATCAACTGCAGTGCCAATGCCCGTCCTCATGCGTGTTCTCAATTTAACAAGGGTAGTAGATCTCCTCTACAAAGGTGACGATGGCTACACTCGTGTTGGTAAAGTGGTGAAGGATATTATTGCTGCACTTTTTATTGATCCAGTGCCAATTACATGA